A DNA window from Helianthus annuus cultivar XRQ/B chromosome 15, HanXRQr2.0-SUNRISE, whole genome shotgun sequence contains the following coding sequences:
- the LOC110913952 gene encoding uncharacterized protein LOC110913952: MESNLLIEPFSEHEIKEAVFSCGDERAPGPNGMNFRFIKHFWNLFKDDFVRIFDWFYNCGDISLGSGASFITLVPKVNDPVSLINYRPINLVGAISKVISKVLANRMRMVLDGVISESQSAFLQGRYILDGPLIGILKSANSSVLVNGSPTFTFKCEKGMRQGDPLSPFLLLVVMDALSCMIDNALRAGVIQGISTPNNGASIAHLLYTDDAIVMGLKINIDKSYLYGIGVGLGEIGEMARRDGNAFRLKKSLSRVWNNIAKNFVNTKVGGRPLRSFMRGSIGNNEDVMFWLDTWLLDEPLKVVYPDLFSLEVDKRASVADRINSQNVDGRYSWSWNSVMLDSGTRSSLNQLVGLLDNVQLTAGKARWKWISESDGLFSVKAVKKLLKEDQVQENNFVLEWCNWVPAKVNIHAWRLEMNKVPTAEALRRRNIGIGDTSCPCVIPMRNRLITCLWRVSLHRQFGVELVLGVKFPISSLFLFVISLRSIKISDCRTGKRTRSKVSL, encoded by the exons ATGGAAAGTAATCTCCTTATTGAGCCGTTCTCGGAGCATGAAATCAAAGAAGCAGTTTTTAGTTGTGGAGACGAGAGAGCCCCGGGTCCTAATGGGATGAATTTTAGATTCATCAAACATTTTTGGAACTTATTCAAGGACGATTTTGTGAGAATTTTCGATTGGTTTTATAACTGTGGTGATATTTCCTTAGGTAGTGGGGCCTCATTTATTACCCTTGTGCCTAAAGTTAATGATCCGGTTTCGCTTATTAACTATAGGCCCATTAATCTGGTGGGAGCAATAAGCAAGGTGATCTCAAAAGTTCTAGCCAATCGCATGAGGATGGTTCTTGATGGTGTTATATCAGAGTCTCAGTCGGCATTCCTTCAAGGGAGATATATTCTGGATGGTCCTCTTATA GGGATTCTAAAGTCGGCTAATTCTTCGGTGTTGGTAAACGGTTCGCCAACTTTTACGTTTAAATGTGAAAAAGGTATGAGACAAGGTGATCCGTTGTCGCCTTTTCTTTTATTGGTAGTGATGGATGCTCTTTCGTGTATGATTGACAACGCTTTGAGAGCCGGGGTCATTCAAGGGATCTCGACTCCTAACAACGGAGCGAGTATTGCTCATCTTTTGTACACGGATGAcgcaattgttatgg GTCTTAAAATTAATATTGATAAATCTTATCTTTATGGTATTGGAGTGGGTTTGGGGGAAATAGGGGAAATGGCGA GACGGGATGGGAATGCATTCCGTTTAAAAAAATCCCTTTCTAGAGTTTGGAATAATATAGCAAAGAATTTTGTCAACACGAAGGTGGGTGGTCGTCCGTTAAGAAGCTTTATGAGAGGATCAATTGGTAACAATGAAGATGTAATGTTTTGGCTTGATACATGGTTACTTGATGAACCTCTCAAGGTTGTTTATCCAGATCTTTTTAGTTTGGAAGTTGATAAAAGGGCCTCGGTTGCGGATAGGATCAACAGTCAAAATGTCGATGGAAGGTATTCTTGGAGCTGGAACTCGGTCATGTTGGATTCAGGTACACGTTCTAGTTTAAATCAGTTAGTCGGGCTGCTTGATAACGTCCAATTAACGGCTGGGAAGGCCCGGTGGAAGTGGATCTCCGAATCGGATGGTTTGTTCTCGGTCAAAGCGGTTAAAAAGTTATTGAAAGAGGATCAAGTGCAGGAGAACAATTTTGTGTTGGAATGGTGTAACTGGGTTCCTGCCAAAGTTAACATTCATGCCTGGAGGTTGGAGATGAACAAAGTTCCCACAGCCGAAGCGTTAAGGAGAAGAAACATCGGGATTGGCGACACGTCGTGCCCCTGTGTAATTCCGATGAGGAATCGGCTGATCACCTGTTTGTGGCGGGTTTCACTGCATCGACAGTTTGGAGTGGAGTTAGTTCTTGGTGTAAAATTCCCAATATCTTCGCTTTTTCTCTTCGTGATCTCTTTACGTTCCATAAAGATCTCGGATTGTCGGACAGGAAAAAGGACGCGGTCCAAGGTATCATTATGA